One genomic window of Punica granatum isolate Tunisia-2019 chromosome 1, ASM765513v2, whole genome shotgun sequence includes the following:
- the LOC116193254 gene encoding cytochrome P450 CYP82D47-like codes for MEELAHHSLSAPIILTTVFALCISLLYITSLITRKGDDTKKRLARGMKTAPDAGGSWPLLSHLHLLGGPLPAHLVLAQMADKHGPIFTIRLGLRGAVVVNTWELAKECLTANDRAFATRPRTMGSEILTYKYAMVGFSPYSPYWRHLRRISTLELLSNHRISLLRQVREFEVLASVRDIYQEYRKKNTISTSDSRAEPASSLLVDMKRWFGNITVNIMFKMIVGKRFNDDDEGDEEARKALRDWIELIGRFVVSDGLPFLRWLDLGGHEKAMKRTAKELDRVVQRWLDEHKARRNSDREAGGAVKSEQDFMDVLLSILGDAEISSYDSDTINKATCMAMILAGTDTTTVTMTWAVSLLLNNKEALKKVQQELDGQIGKDRQVNESDLQNLPYLQAIIKETLRLYPAAPLSLPHEAIEDSNISGYFVPGGTQLVLNLYKIQRDPRVWPDPSEFRPERFLTTHKDFDVRGHNFDLIPFGSGRRMCPGISLALQIIGLTLASFLHAFDIQAPGDEAIDMEEAIGLTNLKASPLEVLVSPRVPELVYQ; via the exons ATGGAGGAGTTAGCTCATCACTCTTTGTCAGCTCCCATCATTCTCACCACCGTCTTTGCGTTATGTATATCTCTTCTTTACATAACAAGTCTTATTACAAGGAAGGGAGATGATACCAAGAAGCGATTAGCCAGGGGCATGAAAACGGCCCCTGATGCAGGCGGTTCGTGGCCATTACTCAGTCACCTCCACCTCTTGGGCGGTCCCCTCCCTGCTCACTTGGTCCTGGCTCAGATGGCCGACAAGCACGGCCCGATCTTCACCATCAGGTTGGGTCTCCGCGGAGCCGTGGTGGTGAACACTTGGGAACTTGCAAAGGAGTGCCTCACCGCCAACGACCGGGCATTTGCCACTCGGCCCAGGACTATGGGCTCAGAGATATTGACCTATAAGTATGCGATGGTAGGCTTCAGCCCATACAGCCCATACTGGCGTCATTTGCGAAGGATCTCAACCCTTGAGCTGCTTTCCAACCACCGGATCAGCCTCCTCAGGCAAGTCCGTGAGTTTGAAGTTCTCGCCTCGGTGAGGGACATATATCAGGAATACCGAAAAAAGAACACCATTAGCACCAGTGATTCGAGGGCTGAACCAGCATCATCATTACTCGTGGACATGAAAAGGTGGTTCGGGAACATAACTGTGAACATAATGTTCAAGATGATCGTGGGAAAGCGGtttaatgatgatgatgaaggcgACGAGGAGGCGAGAAAGGCCTTGAGGGACTGGATTGAGCTCATAGGGAGATTTGTGGTGTCTGATGGGCTCCCGTTCCTGAGGTGGCTCGACTTGGGCGGCCATGAGAAGGCCATGAAGAGGACTGCCAAGGAGCTAGATCGGGTGGTGCAACGGTGGTTGGACGAGCACAAGGCTAGGAGGAACTCGGACAGGGAGGCTGGTGGTGCGGTAAAGAGTGAGCAAGACTTCATGGATGTTTTGTTATCTATTCTAGGTGATGCAGAAATAAGCAGTTACGATTCCGATACCATCAACAAAGCTACATGCATG GCGATGATTTTAGCTGGCACAGACACTACAACAGTGACCATGACATGGGCCGTCTCTTTACTGCTCAACAACAAGGAAGCCTTGAAGAAGGTCCAGCAAGAACTCGATGGTCAGATTGGGAAGGACCGGCAAGTGAATGAATCGGACCTCCAGAACCTACCTTACCTCCAAGCAATCATCAAGGAGACCCTAAGGCTCTACCCTGCGGCCCCGCTTTCCCTCCCCCATGAGGCCATTGAGGACAGCAATATCTCGGGTTACTTTGTCCCCGGGGGCACCCAGCTTGTGTTGAACCTATACAAGATACAACGTGACCCTCGCGTGTGGCCTGACCCGTCCGAGTTCCGGCCTGAGAGGTTCCTGACCACCCACAAGGACTTCGATGTCAGGGGACATAACTTCGACCTCATACCTTTCGGGAGTGGGAGGAGGATGTGCCCTGGCATCTCACTTGCCCTCCAAATCATAGGCCTCACGCTCGCTTCTTTCCTCCATGCTTTTGATATTCAGGCGCCAGGTGATGAAGCCATTGACATGGAGGAAGCTATTGGGCTCACTAACCTCAAGGCCTCACCTCTCGAAGTGCTGGTCAGTCCTCGGGTTCCAGAACTTGTGTACCAGTAA